A single window of Caldicellulosiruptor bescii DSM 6725 DNA harbors:
- a CDS encoding phosphoenolpyruvate carboxykinase (GTP): MVKVNLHPSVYEWIDEMAKITKPDKIVWIDGSEKEKQRLIKEALESGELMELNQEKLPGCYLHRTHPSDVARVEDRTFICTPTKEEAGPTNNWMDPNEAYKMLYSLFDGSMKGRTMYVVPYLMGPVGSPYSKVGIELTDSIYVVLNLRIMARIGDVALKHLGNSPDFVKGLHSKATLDPEKRYICHFPQDNTIMSVNSGYGGNVILSKKCFALRIASYLGRKEGWLAEHMLIVGIEDPSGKVTYIAGAFPSACGKTNLAMLIPPEPLKKLGYKVWTVGDDIAWMRIGEDGRLWAINPEAGFFGVAPGTSYKTNPNAMETIKRNTIYTNVLLKEDGTVWWEGMDGEPPERGIDWLGRPWTKDSGEKGAHPNARFTAPASQCPSISKEWENPKGVPISAIIFGGRRAKVAPLVYEAFDWQHGVYVGATMASETTAAAMGKVGVVRRDPMAMLPFCGYNMADYFAHWLEMGKKIPNPPKIFHVNWFRQDENGKFIWPGFGENLRVLKWIIERCEGKVSAKETPIGYVPYVDDLYLDGLDIDKQTVEKLLEIDKELWLKEAEDSREFLSQFGDRLPRELIEENEKLKQRLSK, encoded by the coding sequence GTGGTAAAGGTGAACTTGCATCCCTCAGTGTATGAATGGATTGATGAGATGGCAAAAATCACAAAGCCAGACAAGATTGTCTGGATAGATGGTTCAGAGAAAGAAAAACAAAGGCTTATAAAAGAAGCTCTTGAGTCAGGAGAACTTATGGAGCTCAACCAAGAAAAGCTTCCTGGATGTTATCTTCACAGAACTCATCCGAGCGATGTTGCAAGGGTTGAAGACAGAACGTTTATCTGCACACCAACAAAAGAAGAGGCAGGTCCGACTAATAACTGGATGGACCCAAACGAAGCTTACAAGATGCTCTACTCACTTTTTGACGGGTCCATGAAGGGAAGAACAATGTATGTTGTGCCATATTTGATGGGACCTGTTGGCTCACCATATTCAAAAGTGGGCATTGAGCTTACAGACAGCATATATGTTGTTTTGAACCTCAGAATCATGGCAAGGATTGGTGACGTTGCGCTAAAGCATCTTGGAAATTCTCCGGACTTTGTAAAAGGGCTTCACTCAAAAGCAACACTTGACCCAGAGAAAAGATACATCTGCCACTTCCCACAGGATAACACTATCATGAGCGTAAACTCAGGTTATGGTGGAAATGTCATTCTATCAAAGAAGTGTTTTGCGCTCAGAATTGCAAGCTATCTGGGCAGGAAAGAAGGCTGGCTTGCAGAGCACATGCTCATTGTTGGAATTGAGGACCCGAGTGGCAAGGTAACATATATTGCAGGTGCGTTCCCAAGCGCATGTGGTAAGACAAACTTAGCTATGCTCATTCCTCCAGAGCCTCTTAAAAAGCTGGGCTACAAGGTGTGGACTGTGGGGGATGACATTGCATGGATGAGGATTGGCGAGGATGGAAGATTGTGGGCTATCAATCCTGAAGCAGGGTTTTTTGGAGTTGCACCTGGCACAAGTTATAAGACAAATCCAAATGCCATGGAGACCATAAAGAGAAATACCATATATACAAATGTTCTTTTAAAAGAAGATGGAACAGTTTGGTGGGAAGGCATGGACGGAGAGCCACCAGAGCGAGGTATTGACTGGCTTGGAAGACCATGGACAAAAGACAGTGGCGAAAAGGGTGCGCATCCGAACGCAAGATTTACAGCACCAGCCAGCCAGTGCCCATCAATTTCAAAGGAGTGGGAAAATCCAAAGGGCGTACCCATTTCGGCAATAATATTTGGCGGCAGACGTGCAAAGGTCGCTCCACTTGTGTATGAAGCATTTGACTGGCAGCATGGTGTATATGTTGGTGCTACAATGGCATCTGAAACAACTGCTGCTGCAATGGGCAAGGTTGGCGTTGTTCGTCGCGACCCGATGGCAATGCTTCCGTTCTGTGGCTATAACATGGCAGACTATTTTGCGCACTGGCTTGAGATGGGCAAGAAGATTCCAAACCCGCCCAAGATTTTCCATGTAAACTGGTTTAGACAAGACGAAAATGGCAAGTTTATCTGGCCGGGATTTGGCGAAAATTTGAGGGTTCTGAAATGGATAATTGAAAGGTGCGAAGGAAAAGTTTCGGCAAAAGAGACTCCAATTGGTTATGTGCCATATGTTGATGATCTTTACTTAGATGGTCTTGATATAGACAAACAGACGGTAGAAAAACTTCTTGAGATAGACAAAGAATTGTGGTTAAAAGAGGCTGAGGATTCAAGAGAGTTTTTGAGCCAGTTTGGAGACAGGCTCCCGAGAGAGCTCATTGAGGAGAATGAAAAACTAAAACAAAGACTCTCAAAATAG
- a CDS encoding ABC transporter substrate-binding protein yields MKKFLTILLTLIFLLSLVAGMGAAQKDVFATSKITLKLGAWASSPAEKKIVQNQIAAFKKLYPNVDIKLVEIVGDYNQKMQLLMASKTEPDIFYMDSMPAWQYIAKNVLEPFDSWMKKYNVKTIGYESSLLQPFIYKGKVYGLPKDYNTLVLFYNKEMFKQAGLTQPPKTWQELKEYAKKLTTDKVVGLTMNLELARIQPFAYQNGGKVFDGSKPVFTDPKALEGLKFALDLFKEGICKTPKDLGAGWVGDAFADKKAAMTIEGGWMIPFLNDRKIPKDQYGIAELPAGPAGKSTMAFTVAYVMSKNSKHKPEAFKLIRFLTGEGGQKYVVEAGLALPSLKSAGVNFAKTYPERKALVDGAKYAQVYFYGLDGTKVVDVFNKAFEDYVIGKKYDLKKNIEERVKQIMK; encoded by the coding sequence ATGAAAAAATTTCTAACAATTTTATTAACGTTAATTTTCCTACTTTCCTTGGTTGCAGGAATGGGTGCTGCGCAAAAAGATGTTTTTGCCACTTCCAAGATAACTTTAAAGCTGGGTGCGTGGGCATCTTCTCCTGCTGAGAAGAAGATTGTTCAAAACCAAATCGCAGCCTTCAAAAAGCTCTATCCCAATGTCGATATTAAATTAGTTGAAATTGTCGGTGATTATAATCAAAAAATGCAGCTTCTCATGGCATCTAAAACAGAACCAGATATCTTTTACATGGATTCAATGCCAGCTTGGCAGTACATTGCAAAGAATGTCTTAGAGCCGTTTGACAGCTGGATGAAAAAGTACAATGTCAAAACAATTGGTTATGAGTCATCACTTCTCCAGCCATTCATATACAAAGGAAAAGTGTATGGACTTCCAAAAGACTACAATACATTAGTTTTGTTCTACAACAAAGAGATGTTCAAACAAGCAGGTCTTACGCAGCCACCAAAGACATGGCAGGAGTTGAAAGAGTATGCTAAGAAACTTACAACAGACAAGGTTGTAGGTCTTACAATGAACCTTGAGCTTGCAAGAATTCAACCTTTTGCATACCAAAACGGTGGTAAAGTATTTGACGGTAGTAAGCCAGTCTTTACCGACCCGAAAGCCTTGGAAGGCTTAAAATTTGCACTTGACCTTTTCAAAGAAGGAATATGCAAAACACCAAAAGATTTAGGTGCTGGCTGGGTTGGGGATGCATTTGCTGACAAGAAAGCTGCTATGACAATTGAAGGCGGCTGGATGATTCCATTCTTAAACGACAGAAAGATACCAAAAGATCAATATGGAATTGCAGAACTTCCTGCAGGACCTGCTGGTAAGTCAACAATGGCATTCACCGTTGCATATGTAATGAGTAAAAATTCTAAGCACAAACCTGAAGCGTTCAAACTTATAAGATTCTTAACTGGAGAAGGCGGACAAAAGTATGTGGTTGAAGCAGGCTTAGCACTTCCTTCATTAAAGAGCGCAGGTGTAAACTTTGCTAAAACTTATCCAGAGAGAAAAGCGCTTGTTGATGGTGCAAAATATGCACAGGTCTACTTCTATGGTCTGGATGGCACAAAAGTTGTGGATGTCTTCAACAAAGCATTTGAAGACTATGTAATTGGCAAAAAGTATGACCTTAAGAAGAACATTGAGGAAAGAGTAAAGCAAATCATGAAGTAA
- a CDS encoding mannose-1-phosphate guanylyltransferase, with translation MDWACILSGGAGVRLWPKSRKTFPKQFLQIIGDKSFLEMTYDRVKRIIPPEKIHIVTHINYREHLRMLLSNVKDENLIFEPEQKETLACVSLACIHILKKDPDSVLGIFPSDHFISKTDKFESAVKKGYEIAKKGHIVCFGIAPTRADTNYGYIKLGRELEKGVFTAERFVEKPDAKRARYLVKSKYFWNSGIYIFKASVFLKELKRYMPYCYDVFMRIFSSISTDSYIDELKKGYKLLDKISVDKAIMEKTKRLVVLTADFEWDDVGSWCAFERILTKDENGNVIKAEAIANETKNCIIFSDKFVIALGIKDIILISVDDAILVCHKSKEREIKEIIQTIALNEKYKKYL, from the coding sequence ATGGACTGGGCTTGCATTTTGTCTGGCGGTGCGGGCGTCAGACTTTGGCCAAAGAGCAGAAAGACATTTCCAAAACAGTTTTTACAAATTATAGGTGATAAAAGTTTTCTTGAAATGACTTATGACAGGGTAAAGAGAATAATACCTCCAGAGAAAATTCATATAGTCACCCATATAAACTATCGTGAACATCTCAGGATGCTTCTTTCAAATGTGAAAGATGAGAATTTGATTTTTGAACCTGAGCAGAAAGAGACACTTGCGTGCGTAAGCTTGGCGTGTATTCATATTTTGAAAAAGGACCCAGATAGCGTTTTGGGAATTTTTCCTTCTGACCATTTCATATCTAAAACAGACAAATTTGAAAGTGCTGTCAAAAAAGGATATGAGATTGCCAAAAAGGGCCATATAGTTTGTTTTGGGATTGCTCCAACAAGAGCTGATACAAACTACGGATATATCAAGCTTGGAAGGGAACTTGAAAAGGGAGTATTTACAGCAGAACGGTTTGTTGAAAAACCTGATGCAAAGAGGGCAAGGTATTTAGTGAAATCGAAATACTTTTGGAACAGTGGCATTTATATATTCAAAGCTTCTGTGTTTTTGAAAGAATTAAAAAGATACATGCCCTACTGCTATGATGTTTTTATGAGAATATTTTCTTCAATTTCCACCGATAGTTACATTGATGAACTGAAAAAAGGGTATAAACTTTTAGATAAGATTTCGGTAGACAAGGCAATTATGGAAAAGACAAAAAGACTTGTTGTTTTGACCGCTGATTTTGAATGGGACGATGTTGGCAGCTGGTGTGCGTTTGAAAGGATTTTAACAAAAGATGAAAATGGAAATGTTATCAAGGCAGAAGCTATAGCAAATGAGACGAAAAACTGCATAATTTTTTCAGATAAATTTGTAATAGCTCTTGGGATAAAAGACATTATTCTCATCTCGGTTGACGATGCAATTCTTGTCTGTCACAAGTCAAAGGAAAGAGAGATTAAGGAGATAATTCAAACCATAGCGCTAAATGAAAAGTATAAAAAGTATTTGTAA
- a CDS encoding LacI family DNA-binding transcriptional regulator, with the protein MRKNKNVTIKDIAKALGLSPSTVSRALNNYSDISPETRDKVIEMAKKLNYTPNIFAKSLVTNKTKRVGLFIEDMEREGIYGVFYYEILISFRKAAMDNGYEVVLLSTSSEEQKRISFDAVMQEKGLEGAFIMGLKMDDEYLNEIQKSTYPVVLLDIPIKNSNVGYVTTNNLKGAQLATEHLINLGHKKIGFLNGHKKAYVSQERLNGYILALSKNGLQVDSELIYEGDFTEASGFKAADYFVQKGVTAVFAASDMMAIGLIKRLKELGVDVPKKVSVVGFDDISLARYITPTLTTIRQNKSEMGKSAFYLLLNLISKQPINHIILEPELVKRESTARLR; encoded by the coding sequence ATGAGGAAGAACAAGAATGTGACCATAAAAGATATTGCAAAAGCTTTGGGACTGTCGCCAAGCACTGTTTCAAGGGCGCTCAATAATTACTCAGATATAAGCCCGGAGACAAGAGATAAGGTAATAGAGATGGCCAAAAAACTAAACTACACACCAAACATCTTTGCAAAAAGCCTTGTCACAAACAAGACAAAAAGAGTCGGACTGTTCATTGAAGACATGGAGAGGGAAGGCATATACGGTGTTTTTTATTATGAGATACTTATAAGTTTCAGGAAAGCTGCAATGGACAATGGTTATGAGGTTGTTTTGCTCTCAACATCTTCAGAGGAACAAAAAAGAATCTCTTTTGATGCGGTTATGCAGGAAAAAGGACTTGAAGGTGCATTTATCATGGGACTCAAAATGGATGATGAGTATCTGAATGAAATACAAAAAAGTACCTATCCTGTTGTTTTGCTTGACATTCCAATAAAAAACTCAAATGTAGGTTATGTGACAACAAACAATCTAAAAGGTGCACAGCTTGCAACAGAACACTTGATTAACCTTGGACACAAAAAAATAGGGTTTTTGAATGGTCACAAAAAAGCATATGTCAGCCAAGAAAGATTAAACGGTTATATATTGGCACTGAGCAAAAACGGACTTCAGGTTGACAGTGAACTTATTTATGAAGGTGATTTTACAGAGGCAAGCGGGTTTAAGGCAGCAGACTATTTTGTCCAGAAAGGTGTCACAGCAGTTTTTGCTGCATCAGACATGATGGCAATCGGTCTTATAAAAAGATTAAAGGAACTTGGTGTGGATGTGCCTAAAAAAGTTTCGGTTGTGGGATTTGACGATATATCCTTGGCACGTTACATCACCCCCACTCTTACAACAATAAGACAGAACAAGAGTGAGATGGGCAAATCAGCCTTTTACTTGCTTTTGAACCTGATTTCAAAGCAGCCAATAAACCACATTATTTTAGAGCCAGAGCTTGTAAAAAGAGAATCAACAGCAAGGCTGCGCTAA
- a CDS encoding carbohydrate ABC transporter permease, producing MRNRTKTQEYLTAFVMLLPYILSFCVFFAYPLIKAFMISFQNFSFLGDAPPKFVGLANYKEALTNKMFLDSILNTLYYSVLVVPTQLIIALILAVIVNDKVKFKEFFRTTYYLPTVTSPVAVSIIFLFLYKTDGLVNQILSHIGITPRNWFNEPSFVMPAIVSVAVWGSVGFYMVTFLSGLSTIPDQLYEAAEVEGAGEFIKLIKITIPLLKPMIFFNTVVSFISTLQMFDLSYIIGGSDGGPMGKAMTMVVMIYRTAFKEFNMGVASAMAFVVFGIIFVLTLIQRKFFGEEMSY from the coding sequence ATGAGAAACAGAACAAAAACGCAAGAATACTTAACAGCTTTTGTCATGCTGCTTCCTTATATACTGTCTTTTTGTGTATTTTTTGCTTACCCGCTTATAAAGGCTTTTATGATAAGTTTTCAGAACTTTTCATTCTTAGGAGATGCTCCACCTAAATTTGTAGGCCTTGCTAACTATAAAGAGGCGCTGACAAACAAGATGTTTTTAGATTCTATTCTTAACACACTTTATTATTCGGTATTAGTTGTTCCTACTCAGCTTATTATTGCTCTCATTTTAGCTGTGATAGTAAATGACAAGGTGAAATTCAAGGAGTTTTTCAGAACAACATATTATCTTCCCACGGTTACATCACCTGTAGCAGTATCGATTATATTTCTGTTTTTGTACAAAACAGATGGGCTTGTGAATCAGATTTTAAGTCATATTGGGATTACTCCTCGAAATTGGTTCAATGAACCTTCTTTTGTGATGCCCGCAATTGTGAGTGTTGCTGTTTGGGGGTCTGTAGGGTTTTATATGGTTACATTTTTGTCTGGACTTTCAACAATTCCAGACCAGCTTTATGAAGCAGCAGAAGTTGAAGGTGCAGGAGAATTTATTAAGCTTATTAAAATCACAATACCTCTTTTAAAACCGATGATATTTTTCAACACAGTTGTATCTTTTATTAGCACTCTCCAGATGTTTGATTTGTCATACATTATAGGCGGTTCTGATGGTGGTCCCATGGGAAAAGCAATGACAATGGTTGTGATGATATACAGAACAGCTTTTAAAGAGTTCAACATGGGTGTTGCTTCAGCAATGGCGTTTGTTGTGTTTGGGATTATCTTTGTATTGACATTAATTCAGCGAAAATTTTTTGGCGAGGAAATGTCATATTAA
- a CDS encoding glycoside hydrolase family 65 protein gives MKLSEKNWLIEQESFGVSHKHETCFALTNGYIGIRGINEEVFCDEIPGTFIAGVFDKDTAQVTELVNLPNPIGLRIYINREFLNPLKCEVLEFRRILDLKQGLLFRKLRLKDEKGRVTSIEGFRFVSMKNKNLIVQKYNVVCENYSAVLNVESFIDANTMNSKDIPNDRVKHYEVEDKKDCKSCIFLSITTKDKRYKVGIASSTEVLLDSQKCYFNRFVKDLGSVITENLEVEAKEGKSYEIVKLSVLVSSRENVEDIFKSSISKLERAKELGVERLLSEHIEEYDKLWDAAKVEVIGDEVADRSLKFNVFHLLSMANPEDEHVSLGAKGLHGEGYKGHVFWDTEIFMLPFYIYTNPKAARSMLMYRYNLLDAARENAKKNGYKGAQFPWESADTGQEETPKWGYDYLGKPVRIWTGDIEYHISSDIAFAVLEYVRATDDIEFLLNYGVEIVIETARFWASICKYNEEKDRYEINDVIGPDEFHEHCNNNAYTNYLAKWNLEKAFELFTRLEENYPSHFERLVKKINLSEDEPLNWLKVASKIYIPYHPETKLIEQFEGYFSLKDFVIKEYDSNNMPVWPEGVELDKLNSYQLIKQADVVMLLYLLGDQFDEEVMKINYDYYEKRTMHKSSLSPSIYALMGVRVGETKRAYINFMRTALTDIEDNQGNTALGIHAASLGGTWQALIFGFGGLKVEKDDVLSVNPWLPEKWEALKFSIWWKGNLLDFVITQENVEIRKRVNKSKVKIMIKDKEMVL, from the coding sequence ATGAAACTTTCAGAAAAAAACTGGCTGATTGAACAGGAAAGTTTTGGAGTTTCACATAAACATGAAACCTGTTTTGCTCTTACAAATGGGTATATAGGAATAAGGGGAATCAATGAAGAGGTTTTTTGTGATGAGATACCAGGAACTTTCATAGCAGGTGTATTTGACAAAGACACAGCTCAGGTTACAGAACTTGTGAATTTGCCAAATCCAATAGGTCTTAGGATATATATAAATAGAGAATTTCTAAATCCTTTAAAATGTGAAGTGCTTGAGTTTAGAAGAATTTTAGACTTAAAACAGGGACTGCTTTTCCGAAAATTGAGACTAAAAGATGAAAAGGGTAGAGTTACATCAATAGAAGGATTCCGATTTGTCAGCATGAAAAATAAAAATCTTATTGTTCAAAAGTACAATGTGGTTTGCGAAAACTACTCAGCGGTTTTAAATGTAGAAAGTTTTATCGATGCCAATACCATGAACTCCAAGGATATTCCAAACGATAGAGTAAAACATTATGAAGTAGAAGATAAAAAGGATTGCAAAAGCTGTATATTCCTTAGTATTACAACAAAGGATAAAAGATACAAAGTGGGAATAGCAAGTTCTACAGAGGTTTTATTAGATAGCCAGAAATGTTATTTTAATAGATTTGTAAAAGATTTAGGAAGCGTTATTACCGAAAACCTTGAGGTTGAGGCGAAAGAAGGAAAAAGTTATGAGATTGTAAAGCTGAGTGTATTGGTGTCCTCGAGAGAAAACGTTGAGGATATTTTTAAAAGTTCTATAAGCAAGCTTGAAAGAGCAAAAGAATTAGGTGTTGAGAGGCTGCTTTCTGAGCATATAGAAGAGTATGACAAGCTTTGGGATGCTGCCAAGGTTGAGGTAATTGGTGATGAGGTTGCAGATAGAAGTCTTAAATTTAATGTTTTCCATCTACTTAGTATGGCAAATCCAGAAGATGAACATGTGAGCCTTGGTGCAAAAGGCCTTCATGGTGAAGGCTACAAAGGACATGTTTTTTGGGATACAGAGATATTTATGCTCCCGTTTTACATTTACACAAATCCAAAAGCTGCAAGGTCAATGCTGATGTACAGGTACAATCTTTTGGACGCTGCAAGGGAGAACGCAAAGAAAAATGGATACAAAGGTGCGCAGTTCCCCTGGGAGTCTGCAGACACCGGTCAAGAGGAGACGCCAAAGTGGGGGTATGATTATCTTGGCAAACCTGTTCGGATATGGACAGGGGATATAGAATATCATATCTCATCAGATATAGCCTTTGCAGTTTTAGAGTATGTGCGTGCAACAGATGATATAGAGTTTCTTTTAAACTATGGTGTGGAAATTGTGATTGAAACAGCAAGGTTTTGGGCTTCTATTTGTAAATACAATGAAGAAAAGGATAGATATGAAATAAATGATGTGATAGGTCCGGATGAGTTCCATGAACATTGCAACAACAATGCTTACACCAATTATCTTGCAAAGTGGAACTTGGAGAAGGCCTTTGAACTTTTCACACGCTTAGAGGAAAATTACCCCAGCCATTTTGAAAGGTTAGTAAAAAAAATAAACTTATCAGAAGATGAACCTTTGAACTGGCTAAAAGTTGCATCAAAGATTTATATTCCATACCATCCTGAAACAAAGCTAATTGAACAGTTTGAAGGATATTTTAGTCTTAAAGATTTTGTTATTAAAGAATACGACAGCAACAATATGCCAGTCTGGCCAGAAGGTGTTGAGCTTGACAAGCTAAATAGCTATCAGCTCATTAAACAGGCAGACGTTGTGATGCTTTTGTATTTGCTTGGCGACCAGTTTGATGAAGAGGTTATGAAAATAAACTATGATTACTATGAAAAAAGGACAATGCACAAATCGTCTTTGAGCCCGAGTATCTATGCTTTGATGGGAGTAAGAGTGGGTGAGACAAAAAGAGCATATATAAATTTTATGCGTACCGCTTTGACAGACATTGAAGACAATCAAGGCAACACAGCTTTGGGGATACACGCTGCGTCTTTGGGCGGCACATGGCAAGCTTTGATATTTGGTTTTGGAGGTTTAAAAGTGGAAAAAGATGATGTTCTATCTGTCAATCCGTGGCTTCCTGAAAAATGGGAAGCTTTGAAATTTAGCATCTGGTGGAAAGGAAACTTGCTGGATTTTGTCATAACCCAGGAAAATGTTGAAATCAGAAAAAGAGTGAACAAGAGCAAAGTGAAAATCATGATAAAAGATAAAGAAATGGTCTTATAG
- a CDS encoding sporulation protein YunB, whose protein sequence is MRFYNYNRRRCQKALVLLAFLIFALFTLAIFIEIWLENYLIEAFEDKAKQKIIEVTNQAVLQVLQQQKIKYDDVVKVEKGENSSLIKIDTVALNKEVANLILVINQKIKVLTPLQVDFRMGYIFNNIFFNQFGPVLRGNIMYISAASYNWQSDFNSAGINQTVHRIYLNLKFEGHFLFLRSKRKVTLLQRIPIAENIYIGEVPKVYIGK, encoded by the coding sequence ATGAGATTTTATAACTACAACAGGCGCAGGTGCCAAAAGGCATTAGTCCTTTTGGCTTTTTTAATCTTTGCACTATTTACTTTAGCTATCTTCATAGAAATTTGGCTGGAAAACTACCTAATAGAAGCGTTTGAAGATAAGGCGAAACAAAAAATTATAGAGGTCACAAACCAAGCAGTGTTGCAGGTTTTGCAGCAGCAAAAAATAAAATATGATGATGTGGTCAAGGTTGAGAAAGGCGAAAATTCTTCGCTTATAAAAATTGATACGGTGGCATTGAATAAAGAAGTGGCAAACTTAATTCTTGTGATAAATCAAAAAATAAAAGTGCTCACCCCTCTTCAGGTAGATTTTAGAATGGGCTATATTTTCAACAACATATTTTTTAATCAATTTGGTCCGGTACTAAGAGGAAATATAATGTACATATCAGCAGCTTCATATAACTGGCAGTCTGACTTTAATTCAGCAGGAATTAATCAAACAGTCCACAGAATATATTTGAACTTAAAATTTGAAGGACACTTTTTGTTTTTGAGGTCAAAAAGAAAAGTGACGCTGCTCCAGCGCATCCCAATTGCCGAGAACATCTATATTGGAGAAGTTCCAAAAGTGTATATAGGCAAATAA
- a CDS encoding HAD family hydrolase produces the protein MGKIKAAIFDMDGVLTDTVKLHFKAWKKMFESHGYKFEYEDYKWKVDGKPRIDGIRSIAYDMPEDKLIEMAEEKQKIFLEFVEQENLEAFEDSIWLLNHLKQNDIKLAVASSSKNTTKILTKIGIYNMFDTIVTGYDFKKGKPDPEIFLTAAQRLNVNPKECVVFEDAIDGVKAGIRAGMLTIGVCRDGQFDRLKEAHYVVDRLDKISLELLENLHEKLFKKV, from the coding sequence ATGGGAAAAATCAAAGCAGCTATTTTTGACATGGATGGTGTTTTAACAGATACTGTAAAGTTACATTTCAAAGCATGGAAGAAGATGTTTGAAAGCCACGGTTATAAATTTGAATATGAAGATTACAAATGGAAGGTTGACGGAAAACCAAGAATAGATGGAATAAGAAGTATTGCATATGATATGCCAGAAGATAAGTTAATAGAAATGGCAGAGGAAAAACAGAAGATTTTTTTGGAATTTGTTGAACAAGAAAATTTAGAAGCTTTTGAAGATAGTATATGGCTTTTAAATCATTTGAAGCAAAACGATATAAAACTTGCAGTTGCTTCTTCGAGCAAAAATACCACTAAAATTTTGACCAAAATAGGAATTTACAATATGTTTGATACAATTGTAACAGGGTATGATTTCAAAAAAGGAAAACCTGACCCTGAAATATTTCTAACTGCTGCACAAAGACTAAACGTAAATCCCAAAGAGTGCGTTGTGTTTGAAGATGCCATAGATGGTGTTAAGGCAGGTATTCGTGCGGGGATGCTTACAATTGGTGTCTGTAGAGATGGTCAATTTGATAGGCTCAAAGAAGCTCATTACGTGGTTGATAGATTAGATAAGATTAGTTTAGAACTTCTTGAAAATCTTCATGAAAAACTTTTCAAAAAAGTTTAG
- a CDS encoding carbohydrate ABC transporter permease translates to MWKKENTYGIGVKIVLYTICILWALITLVPYLIAVITSLKPVEDVTKFSVDFGKLSFSSYKYITTEFPFMRWLFNSFVVAVAVTAGNLLFNSMAAYALARLSFPFKKVVFYIIIGTMMIPGQVLLIPIYLILNKLGWIDSYKGLIIPWLVSAFYIFFMRQYFLTIPKDLEEAALIDGLSRFGIFFKIFLPLSLPALATQAIFIFVGNWNSFMWPSIIASSEELYTLPVGLNSFYGQYYQFWNQVLAGAILLSLPTIIVFVAFQKYFVRGIVTTGLKE, encoded by the coding sequence GTGTGGAAGAAGGAAAATACCTATGGGATTGGAGTCAAAATAGTGCTATATACGATCTGCATTTTATGGGCGCTGATAACCTTGGTACCATACCTTATTGCTGTTATAACTTCTTTAAAACCTGTAGAAGATGTGACAAAATTCTCGGTTGACTTTGGAAAGCTGAGCTTTAGTAGCTATAAATACATCACGACAGAGTTTCCGTTTATGAGATGGCTTTTTAACAGCTTTGTGGTTGCAGTGGCTGTGACAGCTGGTAATCTGCTTTTCAATTCCATGGCAGCATATGCTCTTGCAAGGCTAAGTTTCCCATTTAAGAAGGTTGTTTTTTACATTATCATAGGTACAATGATGATACCTGGGCAGGTACTCTTGATTCCTATTTACCTTATTCTAAACAAACTTGGCTGGATTGATTCATACAAAGGACTAATCATTCCATGGCTTGTGAGTGCATTCTATATATTTTTCATGCGCCAGTACTTTTTGACAATTCCTAAGGATTTAGAAGAAGCTGCATTGATTGATGGACTGTCGCGGTTTGGTATATTCTTCAAGATATTTTTGCCACTATCATTGCCGGCTTTGGCAACTCAGGCTATATTCATATTTGTAGGCAACTGGAACAGTTTCATGTGGCCAAGCATAATAGCTTCGTCTGAAGAGCTGTATACCCTGCCGGTAGGCCTTAACTCGTTTTACGGTCAGTATTATCAATTTTGGAACCAGGTTTTAGCAGGAGCAATTCTTCTTTCTTTACCAACCATAATAGTTTTCGTAGCATTTCAGAAATATTTCGTCAGGGGAATAGTTACAACAGGGCTTAAAGAGTAA